Proteins from a genomic interval of Heteronotia binoei isolate CCM8104 ecotype False Entrance Well chromosome 5, APGP_CSIRO_Hbin_v1, whole genome shotgun sequence:
- the LOC132571028 gene encoding zinc finger protein 721-like produces MQVNILDSLFAEKKPKFMQISEFVFLGDFQYIINGSSPVSLEEVAMFFTEEEWALLDPGQRKLFWEVMEETYEMAASLRDYISQEDLRAPERSALPFLGALGAVFPPDGNKNIWSMPFPGASLLSCFPWLEGELGLCSSAGKSSPVSFAGVAVFFTEEEWALLDPGQRKLYWAVMEEMLETAASLVADVFEKKSGGRVVGKDNNIQVEAQSGGQAVPKRHCRKNREQRQKQRKELEACQSRKKPEVSAQDETQKRKERSNGTMNQKGSSCQFSTKTSQKVPAFLNRHKCVECGKCFHWSSSLIVHQRVHTGEKPYKCLECGKCFSYYSNLKAHQNIHTGEKPYKCLECGKCFSQSSQYRRHQKYHTGEKPYKCSQCGKCYSQISHLRIHQKSHTWEKAYKCLECGKCFSLSGSLTAHKKIHTGEKAFKCLECGKSFSRNGQLRSHQKIHTREKPHKCLECGKCFSQNGTLKAHQKSHTGEKPYKCLECGKRFSRNGGLTAHKKIHTAEKPFKCLECGKCFSLNGSLTAHQKIHTGEKPYKCLECGKRFSRNIGLTIHQNIHTGEKPFKCFECGKCFSLNCNLTAHKKIHTGEKSFKCLDCRKCFSWNSTLKEHKKIHTGEKPFKCLECGKSFSRNGQLRSHQKIHTGEEPFKCLECGKCFSQYNTLKTHEKIHTGEKPYKCFECGKCFSQTGTLTAHQKIHTGKKPFKCLECGKCFSLNGSLTAHKKIHTGEKPFKCLKCGKCFSLNCSLTAHQKIHTREKPFKCLECGKCFSFNGSLTAHHKIHTGEKPHKCLECGKCFSFSGSLRAHQKIHTGEKPHKCLECGKCFSFNGNLRVHQKIHTGEKPYKCFECGKCFSQTGSLTAHQKIHTGEKPFKCFECGKCFSLNCNLTAHKKIHTGKKPYKCLECGKCFSRNDHLTTHQRFHTGEKPYKCVECGKCFSQIGGLTVHQKIHTGEKPYKCFECGKCFSLNCSLTAHQKIHTGETPFKCLECGKYFSRNYTLRAHQKIHTGEKPYKCFECGKCFSQTGSLTAHKKIHIGEKPYKCFECGKCFFQTGSLTAHQKIHIGEKPFKCLECGKCFSRNDTLRTHQKVHTGEKPYKCFECGKCFSQSGHLRSHQKFHTGEKPFKCLECGKCFFQNGRLAAHQKIHTEGKPYKCLECGKCFSE; encoded by the exons ATGCAGGTTAATATACTAGACAGTCTTTTTGCAGAAAAGAAGCCCAAGTTCATgcagatttctgaatttgtatttcTTGGTGACTTTCAGTATATAATCAACGGA AGCTCCCCGGTGTCTCTTGAAGAGGTGGCCATGTTCTTCACGGAGGAggaatgggccctgctggatccaggccaaagaAAACTCTTCTGGGAAGTGATGGAGGAAACGTATGAGATGGCCGCCTCTCTGA gagactacatttcccaggaggaCTTGCGAGCGCCAGAGAGATCAGCCCTGCCTTTCCTAGGTGCCCTGGGGGCAGTTTTCCCTCCAGatggaaataaaaatatatgGAGTATGCCCTTCCCCGGGGCCTCTCTCCTTTCGTGCTTCCCCTGGCTGGAGGGAGAACTTGGCCTTTGCTCGTCTGCAGGAAAG AGCTCTCCCGTGTCCTTTGCGGGGGTTGCCGTCTTCTTCACAGAAGAGGAATGGGCCCTTCTGGATCCAGGCCAAAGAAAACTCTACTGGGCTGTTATGGAGGAAATGTTGGAGACCgcggcctctctgg TTGCAGATGTGTTTGAGAAGAAATCAGGAGGGAGAGTTGTGGGAAAAGACAACAACATACAAGTGGAAGCACAATCTGGGGGTCAAGCGGTACCCAAGAGACATTGCAGAAAGAACAGGGAACAAAGACAGAAGCAAAGGAAAGAATTGGAGGCCTGTCAGAGCAGAAAGAAGCCTGAGGTCTCAGCCCAAGATGAAACacagaagagaaaggaaaggtctaATGGTACCATGAACCAGAAGGGGTCCAGCTGCCAATTCAGTACTAAAACATCTCAGAAAGTTCCAGCATTCTTGAATAGGCATAAATGTGTGGAATGTGGAAAGTGCTTCCATTGGAGTAGCTCACTAATTGTCCATCAAagggttcacacaggggagaagccgtataaatgcttggagtgtggaaagtgcttctcttatTATAGCAACCTAAAAGCACATCAAaatattcatactggggagaaaccatataaatgcttggagtgtggaaagtgcttctctcaaaGCAGCCAATATAGGAGACATCAAAAgtatcacacaggagagaagccatacaaATGTTCACAGTGTGGAAAGTGCTATTCCCAGATTAGCCACCTAAGAATACATCAAAAGAGTCATACTTGGGAGAAggcatataaatgcttggagtgtggaaagtgcttctctctcaGTGGCAGCCTAACTGCACATAagaagattcatactggggagaaggcattcaaatgcttagagtgtggaaagagtttctcTCGGAATGGCCAACTAAggtcacatcaaaagattcatactagggagaagccacataaatgcttggaatgtgggaagtgcttctctcagaatgGCACCCTAAAAGCACATCAAAAGagccatacaggggagaagccatataaatgcttggagtgtggaaagcgaTTCTCCCGGAATGGCGGCTTGACTGCACATAAGAAGATTCATACTGCGGAGAAGCCATtcaaatgcttagagtgtggaaaatgCTTCTCTCTCAATGGCAGCCTAactgcacatcaaaagattcatactggggagaagccatataaatgcttggagtgtggaaagcgcTTCTCCCGGAATATCGGCTTGACTATACATCAAaatattcatactggggagaagccattcaAATGTtttgagtgtggaaagtgcttctctctcaATTGCAACCTAACTGCACATAagaagattcatactggggagaagtcaTTCAAATGCTTGGATTGCAGAAAATGCTTCTCTTGGAATAGCACCCTAAAAGAACATAAAAAGAtacatactggggagaagccatttaaatgcttggaatgtgggaagagcttcTCTCGGAATGGCCAACTAAggtcacatcaaaagattcatactggggaggaGCCATtcaaatgcttggaatgtggaaagtgcttctctcagtaTAATACCCTAAAAACACAtgaaaagattcatactggggagaagccatataaatgctttgagtgtggaaagtgcttctcccaGACTGGCACCTTGactgcacatcaaaagattcatactgggaaGAAGCCATtcaaatgcttagagtgtggaaagtgcttctctctcaATGGCAGCCTAACTGCACATAagaagattcatactggggagaagccattcaAATGCTTaaagtgtggaaagtgcttctctctcaattgcagcctaactgcacatcaaaagattcatactagGGAGAAGCCATTtaagtgcttggagtgtgggaagtgCTTCTCCTTTAATGGCAGCCTAACAGCACATCATaagattcatacaggggagaaaccacataaatgcttggagtgtgggaagtgCTTCTCCTTTAGTGGCAGCCTAAgagcacatcaaaagattcatacaggggagaaaccacataaatgcttggagtgtgggaagtgCTTCTCCTTTAATGGCAACCTAAGagtacatcaaaagattcatactggggagaagccatataaatgttttGAGTGTGGAAAGTGTTTCTCCCAGACTGGCTCCTTGAcagcacatcaaaagattcatactggggagaagccattcaAATGTtttgagtgtggaaagtgcttctctctcaATTGCAACCTAACTGCACATAAGAAGATTCATACTGGGAagaagccatacaaatgcttggagtgtggaaagtgcttttctcGGAATGACCACCTAACTACACACCAAAGgtttcatactggggagaagccatataaatgcgttgagtgtggaaagtgcttctcccaGATAGGCGGCTTGACtgtacatcaaaagattcatactggggagaagccatataaatgctttgagtgtggaaagtgcttctctctcaattgcagcctaactgcacatcaaaagattcatactggggagacgCCATTTAAATGCTTAGAGTGCGGAAAGTACTTCTCTCGAAATTACACCTTAAGAGCACATCagaagattcatactggggagaagccatataaatgctttgagtgtggaaagtgcttctcccaGACTGGCAGCCTAACTGCACATAAGAAGATTCATattggggagaagccatataaatgctttgagtgtggaaagtgcttcttccAGACTGGCAGCCTAACTGCACATCAAAAAATTCATATCGGGGAGAAGCCAttcaaatgcttggagtgtggaaagtgcttctctcggaatGACACCCTAAGAACACATCAGAaggttcatactggggagaagccatataaatgctttgagtgtggaaagtgcttctcccaAAGTGGCCACCTAAggtcac ATCAAAAGTTTCATACTGGtgagaagccttttaaatgcttggagtgcggaAAGTGCTTCTTCCAGAATGGCAGACTGgctgcacatcaaaagattcatactgaagggaagccatataaatgcttagagtgtggaaagtgcttctcggAATGA